One segment of Syngnathus typhle isolate RoL2023-S1 ecotype Sweden linkage group LG9, RoL_Styp_1.0, whole genome shotgun sequence DNA contains the following:
- the cdca7a gene encoding cell division cycle-associated protein 7a, which yields MPCTRSKSAAAQLPSTRMNLRSFRNVPPVTMETSSSSDDSCDSFGSDGGFANTRRGSRMPRRSPVKLNTLKAPAEEDACTGFEDNLINTQMEAMKVDSPPARRGSKPNLLKVAFGFPTKKAGSKRPASQPLLPTQELNSDEEENFMSKRALNIKENKEMLAQLMAELNKVPGFFPKSMTSASPTARHAPRRSMPESLRRSSQRVSRPHTRSRTLVEGPPSPTPEEEEPEDKFSLVRRSRYYEEVDESVRRRSCNAKKAIPHVVRPVDEVTEDELARICDNVREKVYNTVSGTTCHQCRQKTVDTKTNCRNPNCVGVRGQFCGPCLRNRYGEEVRDALLDTEWRCPPCRGICNCSFCRAREGRCATGVLVYLAKYHGFDNVHAYLRSLKKELEGISE from the exons atgccTTGCACACGCTCCAAG AGTGCAGCAGCCCAGCTTCCCTCCACTAGGATGAATTTGAGGAGCTTCCGCAACGTCCCCCCGGTTACCATGGAGACGTCCTCTTCTTCCGACGACAGCTGTGACAGTTTTGGCTCTGATGGGGGCTTTGCAAACACG AGGAGGGGCTCCCGGATGCCGAGGAGGTCGCCTGTCAAACTGAACACTCTGAAGGCCCCTGCAGAGGAAGATGCATGCACTGGGTTTGAGGATAATCTCATCAACACTCAGATGGAAGCAATG AAAGTAGATTCTCCACCTGCGAGACGTGGAAGCAAGCCTAACCTTTTGAAAGTGGCTTTTGGTTTCCCCACCAAGAAGGCGGGCTCCAAGAGGCCGGCGTCTCAACCCCTCCTCCCTACTCAAGAACTGAACTCTGATGAGGAAGAGAATTTTATGAGCAAGAGAGCTCTAAATATCAAGGAGAACAAAGAAATG CTCGCTCAGTTGATGGCAGAGCTCAACAAAGTACCTGGATTTTTCCCCAAGTCGATGACATCTGCATCACCAACG gcTCGACATGCTCCTCGGCGCTCCATGCCGGAAAGTTTGAGGAGGAGCTCGCAGCGGGTGTCTCGGCCCCACACTCGTTCTCGCACGCTAGTGGAAGGGCCGCCTAGCCCGACACCAGAAGAGGAAGAACCAGAGGACAAGTTCAGCCTGGTGCGACGAAGCCGCTACTACGAAGAAGTGGACGAGTCG GTTCGCCGCCGTTCATGCAACGCCAAGAAGGCCATACCTCACGTGGTGCGACCCGTGGATGAGGTCACCGAGGATGAGCTTGCTCGCATTTGCGACAACGTGAGGGAGAAAGTGTACAACACCGTCTCT GGAACCACTTGTCACCAGTGCCGCCAGAAAACAGTGGACACCAAAACCAACTGCCGCAATCCAAACTGCGTCGGCGTCCGGGGTCAGTTCTGCGGCCCGTGCCTTCGGAACCGCTACGGTGAAGAAGTGCGAGACGCATTGCTGGACACG GAATGGCGCTGCCCGCCGTGCCGGGGCATCTGCAACTGCAGCTTCTGCCGCGCCCGTGAAGGTCGCTGTGCCACCGGAGTCCTGGTCTATCTGGCCAAATATCACGGCTTTGACAATGTTCACGCCTACCTGAGAAG CTTGAAGAAGGAGCTGGAAGGGATTAGTGAGTGA